In Sebastes umbrosus isolate fSebUmb1 chromosome 7, fSebUmb1.pri, whole genome shotgun sequence, the sequence ACTGGCATTATGTCAtgtatatgtaattatttttaataatatgatttatataacaaactctggcattatgacatgtatatgtaatcatttttaataataacaatatgatTTATATATCAAACACTGGCATTATGACATGTATATATAAtgattcttaataataataagatttatatgatttttaataatatgatttatttatcaaattCTGGCAATATGAAATGTATATGTAataatttttaataataatatgatttatataTCAAACTCTGGCATTATGTCATGTATATGTaatgatttttaataataatatgatatatataacaaactctggcattatgacatgtatatgtaatgattcttaataataataatgtgatttttaataataatatgatgtatataaCAAGCTCTGGCAATATGAAATGTATATGTaatgatttttaataatatgatttttaataataacatgatatatatatcaaaCTCTGGCATTATGTCATGTATATGTaatgatttttaataataatatgatgtatatatcaaactctggcattatgacatgtatatgtaatgattcttaataataataataataataataataataatatgatttttaataataatatgatttatataTCAAACTCTGACATTATGACATGTATATGTaatgatttttaataataacatgatatatatatatatcaaactctggcattatgacatgtatatgtaatgattcttaataataatatgatttttaataataatatgatttatataACAAACTTATTTAACTTTACTACAAGTGAACAAAGTGTTGATGTTAGCTAATGTTACATGGACATACTATACAGCTAGTAGCACCAACACAGCCACTAAAGCATTGTGTTTGGGTGATATAAGCTTAACGTTAGCCAGCTATTAGAAACACGTTTTCACACTAAAGCGAAACCGGAACAGCAACACACCACGTTCCGTTAGGAGAGAGGTAACTAGGTAACGGCGTAACTAGGTAACGGTGTAACGTAGTAGTCGGTCCAGGGACTAGTCCGAGCCCGCGTTAACGTTAACGGTGTAGTAAGTCCAGGGAGTAGTCGGAGCCCGCGTTAGCAGCACACACGAGTCGGTTACAGCCTCACAATGAAGCCCTGCTGGCCTTCACCGTTAACCGTTAGCTGCTTACCGGGGGTCTTCAAACTCAATGAAGGCGAACGGAGGCCCCCCTCTCCGGTTCTTCAGGTCGATGTCTCGTATCGTCCCGTACTTGTAGAAGACGTCCTCCACGTCCTTCGTGCGGATATCAGGAGGAAGGTTGCCCACGTAAATCCGACAGTCGTTGTTCCCGGCGGGGCCTCGCACTACACCGGACATGGTGGCAGCTACCGACACACCGAccgaccgacagacagacagcgagcTGCTGCAGCTAACGGGCTGTTGTTGGTTGCACACCGGGATTAGACTCCAAAGCGCGGTGCTAGATgtagagcagagagagggagaatatAAAATGTGCGCCCGGTGTCACGTTGCAGTGTGCAGGACGTTTAGTGAGGAGACACTAATACTGTCAGCGAGGCGCCCACTACTCTCTACTACTCCGGTTAGTCTCCAGGACCCGCGCTCCTTCACCGTTCATCAGCACCGGAAACACCCGCAGCCGGGGCGGACACATCCGCCATACGAAATAGTCCGCCAAAATGACCAGGCGTAGGGATGatgatcaatcaatcatttattgtcattgtgtagtacaaggaaattagattgtgacaatcccataggtgctaatgaaaagataatacaataaaaaaaagagatagtgcaatataaatattaaaagataaaagataatacaatataaaaagagatagtgcaatataaatattaaaaaatatataaaagataatacaatataaaaagagatagtgcaatataaatattaaaatataaaagataatacaatataaaaagagttagtgcaatataaatattaaaaaatatataaaagataatacaatataaaaagagatagtgcaatataaatattaaaatataaaagataatacaatatgaaaagagttagtgcaatataaatattaaaaaatatataaaagataatacaatatgaaaagagatagtgcaatataaatattaaaatataaaagataatacaatataaaaagagttagtgcaatataaatattaaaaaatatataaaagataatacaatatgaaaagagttagtgcaatataaatattaaaaaatatataaaagataatacaatatgaaaagagatagtgcaatataaatattaaaatataaaagataatacaatatgaaaagagttagtgcaatataaatattaaaaaatatataaaagataatacaatatgaaaagagatagtgcaatataaatattaaaatataaaagataatacaatataaaaatagttagtgcaatataaatattaaaagataaaagataatacaatataaaatataaaaatacaatatgtatattgatgagatgacagttttgccagattattgcactaagtgtccgtcagataattatataattattgcacagcatcatataattattgcacagagtgatcagcatatgttattgcacatatccgtaacagtagatttacagtatttacactgCAAAAGTGGCACAAAAGTGACCAacgtgttattgcacatttacattgcacctgttcaactcagacagaggagacgtCTAAGTTCAGGAGGTTTATGGCAGTTGGGATGACAATCAATAATTTATTGGATAGTAACGTAATAGCATGCAACCGATAACGGTAATccactttaattattttttattttatttttaattaaaggtcccatatcatgctcattttcaggtccatacttgtattttgtgtttctaatagaacatgtttacattctgtaatgtttaaaaaaaacaaaaactttattttcctcatactgtcgacctgaatatacctgtatttaccctcaggctgaaacgctccattttagtgcattttgacagaattgcaacagagggtccatgtttacttcctgtcagctgatgacattcagatacactgcaaccaggaaataaactgggacacttaTTGAAGAATGCTGACCACTCTCCGCCCTTGTCAGTGTCGCCCCCTGACCCAATTCAATCTCCGTTAGCTAAagtctgtttttctgttaatAGAGGTATGAACTCCAGAATACGAGCCTTGTTTCAGGACAGCATGGTTTCTACTCCGGCAGCATCATTTTATTGGAGTAATTTTGTTTGTGATAATGACTGGAAGAAAGTTTGGTCCGTACCGCAAAAGTTCCTTCTAACAAATAAAGGTAAAAGAGGTGTAATTTAAGTTGATCCACAGATTCTATCTAGtgaaacattttttacaaaagttaaagagtgacatagatgtaaattgttccctctgcgaatcacatcctgaaacctactctcatttattctggtcctgtaaatttacatgtgaattgtggaaagatgtcaataattttatacttgttaacattttctcagattttgcactgtactatagaagtATTGTATTTGGTTGCTacgattacagtgacaaagatagtaatgtattttttcttattaatttaattttaattctcacaaagttccacattcacaagtgtaaatttaccaaaaaaaagcctaatttctttgtatttatgaaagaaatggatctttacctgtcaacaatttcttcctcacaaaacaaaaaagcaataaaaacaatgaatgtattcaatatctttaaagtttttaagtgaaattattttcatactctcgcgtggtcttttttttttattattttatgttggttttgtttaatttctgttatccttttatgtttggcacagctcttgtTTATGTcttcgctatgcttcttctgtatgtaaatgtttttaaatttttctgctgttactatgtatactgtcattttgaaataaaataaataaataaataaaaaaataaactgggacacgtttagaatgtttacgtttaaatctgtgtcaagggtctaaatattgtatatttgtgacatcacgaatgggcagaaatcctgacggcttgtttcaaatgcagagtttctgtatacgggctgtgtgtatttccctgttgattgagcgtttcgatactttcacagtatttatatagaactcaagtctgctttataataaaaaaaactgaacatctcactttttttataacatgggacctttaatgcacgTTTCAATGTTTCAATGCAATCCTGAATTTGAAGTTTCCAATGATGTATTGGCCCATacgagggaaaaaaaacattttgagggAGGAACCAAGAGGTAGCCTAAGTCCAGATTGCAGAAATAACTTCTTCTACTAAATGAATCATACTGCCAGCATGCATTCCCATTATCACATCCTCAGATATGTGTAATAATAACATGTGATCACGTAGCCATTTATTGGTAGTGTGTTAGAGGACGTATAGATGCAAGcaccttgtttttttcctctgctctgttctgctttgtttgtttagtctctttctttctctctgtctctgtgtctccgtgGATTAGGCCTACAATTTTTACAGCTCTTTGATTGATAATGAGCAATAATGGGACATTACATGCAATAACATGGGCATACTTAttgaacattttaatttaattatttacactTACTTGTACTTCAGATTTGATATTGTACATACCCACATAGCCACTTCTCATACATATCTaggcctatatactgtatatttatatattatatgtatatactggGCATTTTGGATatctttttattgacatttataCACTTACACCTTTATATTTGCACTCTGTCCTACTTGGTGCTTCAACTGCTGCAAAAGACTTTCTCTCGGGGTGAAGTTctgtcttatcttatctcttatcttttCGATGAAGAGGAATAAAGAAGTTAAACTGTTGGTGGGAAATGAGTTACCTAATGGTTTCTTGCATAGGAAACACAAGGGTTTGAACTATGCGATTTACTATTTGGCCTATTGTCCTGTCAGGATTAAGACATCACATAAGCTTTGATAAACTTAAAACAAAACGCCCACACCAGACTGAACCTGAACACTGTTTTATTGCTTACATTTGCACTATCAGACTATTAGAGAGAATATTATTCAGaatgacaacacacacaaaatcacattGTATTGTAAGTTACTGCCGTGCTGATGCTTTCTGCCCAGTTTCTGCAGTATTTCTAATTGTTCATGGTCACTATAACAAAACTAAAGTACACACGCTCATACACAGAGAGGTTTTTGCACACCTTCATGTAACAGGTGGGAAATTGTATGTCagacattttcactatttttttaatacaaaccTACGTCATTGCTCTGCAGCCAAAATTCAATTTACTTACAGCACATGTTGGTATTTGTGATACTaaatgcaggattttttttaaagcttcagttaTGGCACTGTCACAAGAGCACACTGTACATTCATAACAAAAGGAAAGCAGACATCCCTCATTGAAAACACGCGTTAGAAGTACCCAAGGCCATGTTCTGATTGTCCTCATTTGTCAAGGCAAGAAAACACGCTGTCACTTGTTTTCATGTAACATCATTATGGGTGTCATAATTCTGAAATAATCTAATTATCCACATCACAATTCCTCCTTGTTATGGTAATGGAAGCAAAACACAATGCTAATTGAAACATGGCTTCTGCGAACTTCTCAGTATGCATGACAGGAACCATAGCTGCGCGGGCCGGCCTCGCCGTAATTATCACCGCCATTGTACTTCCCCTGACACGCCAGACTGTTCGCCTGTGGACAGAGAAGACATTAAAGAAACACAGAATAGGAACTGGTTAGTGGTAAAGTAAAGCGTAAGGATCATGTGATTTATCTGCAGGAAATAAGAGGTGGAGGTATACCTCTGCTCTCTTGATGAACTGCTCAGTGGCGGCTTTCTCGTTCTCTTTATGTCCTCTCCAGGTTTTGAGTGCAGACGCCTGCAGGGCTCGGCCGAAGGAGAACGTCAGGATCCAGGGTTTGGGCAGAGGGCAGTTGTTCATGGCGTTGAGGTGGACAGAGGCCTCTTCTTCACTCTGACCGCCCGAGAGAAAAGCCACTCCTGTagtgaacaaaaaaaattaattttactttcattttgtcgCTGCAAATTTCAAACATATCTGTGTAAAATCTGTGTGTACCCCCTCTTCGTCGATTAATtgtctaattggttgttttggtcttagtcataatttgttatgctttttcatgctgaatgacttagttccaagaaacttatgagcacatctctggtaaccACAAGATTTGAAGTGATGCTtttatgtgattctttgtggagaaactcagttttatcgatctgtcaattaaatcaactaatcgttgaCAAAATCGTAccagtgttagtcgactaagaattactttggtcgaggacagtccTAGTTAAATCCTCTACAGACACGACAGCGCTCTGGGTTACCTGTGACCGCTGGTGGGACGGTGCGGCGCAAGGCAGTGACGGTTGCCATAGCAACCTCCTCTGGGGTGTGCTTGGTGGAGCAGCTGTGTCCAGAGGTGACCATGTTGGGTTTGAGGAGTGTGCCTTCCAGGTACACATGGTGGTCCGACATTGCCTTGTACACCGCAGACAGGACCTGCAACACACAGATTCTTTCACCAAAGACACAGCAGACAGGAACTTCCCTTCAGCTTCAAGAAAAACCATACCTTCAGTatgtaagaaaaaagaaacccaCCTTCTCAGTGATGTATTGACTGCGTTTCAGGTCATGATCTCCATCAGGCAAAATCTCCGGCTCTATGATGGGCACAATGCCATGCTGGCAGAGGAAAAACAagattatcagaacaatacacTAGGCATCACAAACGAATGAATAGACATGGTTTACAGTATTGGGTTCTGACCTGCTGGCAGATGCTGGAGTAGCGTGCAAGAACGTTTGCATTTTCTGCGACTGCCAGTTTAGATGGATTGGTGTCACTGATTTTAAGCACACAGCGCCACTTTGCAAAGACAGCTCCATCCTTTTTGTACTGCGCACAGCGCTCTGACAATCCATCCAGACCTGTGGAAGAGGTTTTAAAAAGATTGATAGTTTTGTCTTGTAATATGCGTTCCTCTGAGTTATGTGAGTGATTTCAGCAGTGTTTTGTCTGACCCTGTGTGGTGGTCTCTCCACTCGTTCCTGCCAGGGGGACAACACCCTTGTCAACCTGAGGAATAAGGAACAGAGAAGtgatgttaaagaggacctattgtgcttttgtgctttttgcctttcctttagtgtgttagatgcaaagttataaagtccacaccaaagtgagttactctcccccacagaaacactgcttctgaactgcctgaaacaccttgcttgaagtcccgccttttcttccgtaacggggtgatgtcaccaagtaacatgtttgcataatacctgccaagcggctagtttggcacgctctCAAATAAAGCTatttagagtggagctggagcggagactgaagagtttggttcggttgaccaatcacaacagagtgggccagctgaccaatcagagcagactgggcttttcgggagggaaGGGGCAGGaggtcaaacagagcgtttcagacagacggtgaaaagaagagcagcagaacagcctgtatgagaaaaataatgtgtcttttgaacattaaagaaagtaaacatgttctagtacaaacccaaaataaacgtatgcacctgaaaatgagcaaaataggtcttctttaaatTCTCATATACAGAAACAACTAATAATCAGTACAGAATGCATTGCCATGATGATACACATTTGATTATGCtctacatttatattatttggaACTAAACTGCCACACCTTGACGCCGACCATGACGCCCCTGTCCCTGATCATTTTGACGAAGGCCACGCCGTTATCAGAGTGCTGGTACAGCGTCTCATGGAAGAAGATGACCCCTCCAATGCAGTTGTTCATGCGATCATCTGCACTGAAGAGAATCTGCCGATACTGTCTGCGGTTCTCCTCCGTGTTCTCCACCCCGACCTGGGCCAGCCGCTTAGCCATGCTGCCTGCAGTGATAAGTGCATATGAGATGTTAATATCTGTGTACTCTTTAGACTGGATGGTCAGTGACAGAACTGACTGTTGAGTGTGATTGCCTGAATGCAACAGTAATAACATTTTTACAGTTGAAAGAGAAGAAAGTGGTGGTACAGACCCACAGATTCATCTGCAGCCAGGATGCCCTTCCCTGGAGAAACTATGCGTAGAGCAGTCTCATGTAGCTCCCTCTTCTGCGCCTCGGTGAGCGTGGGGGACTGGTGCGTCATCCTGAGTGACTGATTGTCCTAAAGCCTTTGGTAGAAGATGTGACCtcatgattttattattaacacattaacaaccTCCCCAAAAACGACAGATATTACCCATCCAGAAAGTTTGATAAGACAGAAAATGTCTTGAGGTTCATCCATTTTCTTTGTCCCTCTGTCTTTGTCAAAGGGAGTGGAGGTAGTTAAGGGTGCAGCAACAGATGGGTCCCTATTGGTATTTTCTCGACTGGATTTTAATGAGTGCTGAACCTGCTGAAACATCAGCTTCTACTTATGCTGTTCTAAAAATGTGGGAACAATGAAGTGTCTGGGTGAAGTGTCCTTTGAGTGCACGATTATTTgataacagaaagaaaagatggaTTACTTTAACATCCTATGAATGTAGATAATAGGAATTAATCCACTCATAATTCACCAAATATCAGCAAAAGTATTAAGGATCTCTTCGTCTGTTTTGATCATCAGAGGTGAAATTCACATGTTAGAGTAGCACAAGAAACAGGCTAAAGAGGTAGGAAACAGAGGCATAAAAAGTTCAAATTACAGACAAATGTGAAATTTTCTGCTGTAAAAGATGAAGTGAAGTTTTAGAGTTGCTGCAAGTAAAAACATATAACTTATCAGTAAACTTAAATTAGAtccaatatattttaattactcTTAATTGTTCTAATTGCAGTTCTGTGTAAACCAACTTGCTAAAAAGCAGAAGTTAACAGTCGATGCATGTGCGTATAGAGTTAACCACTGAAGTATGTGATATAAccctacatttaaaaaacagagaTTAGCAGTTAAAGTTCTTACCTGATAGAAATCAAATGTGTCTCGTCCACTGATGTGATGAACACTGACTGGAGACTCTCAGTCCGCTCTAGTTTGTATCCAGCTCAAGTATGTCACACCTCATAAGCCCACACCCATGGGCGGCGCTTAAACAGACACCCACCTCCATGAGTAGATTTCTGATGAATCATTGTTCTATTTAAATAAAGAAGGAGTTTTTTTGTCATgcatatgtttgtttttcatgctgATATGGAAAAAACTTCTAATCTTGCAGTACTGGTATAACCTAGATGTCTAAATCCACAattattttaagtttttcaTTTAGTGTTTTAAGTGACCCATTTTGGCTGATTGTGAGATAATGTATTCTGTCAGCACCCTCTACCCCTATAGCAACCTAATTTAAGCGTTTAACCATCCCCCGTGGCGtgctatttttgttttaattagtaAAAACGTGCCCAGAGGAAGCTTTCAAGTCTCCTGATAATTCAGTCTTCATCCTCAAATTCACAGGGGTGTTTCATCAGTCTCAGAGCAATTCATGCACTCATGGCTTCTTAGCGTGAGCTTTAAACTGTAAAGAATGTGATGGGATGGCTTCGGaaatagaaatcattttcatGTTCCAGTCAATGTAAATGAACATGGTGATGTGGCCCAAATTAGACCAGAATGAGGTCAGCTAAATCATTTCCATTAGAAGGAATTTACTACTTTTTTCATCTAACATTGGCTCACAAATGTAGAAACTGGTTATGTTATATACTGAATGAGacaatgtttgttttaaaggtcccatatcttgctcattttcagattcatactttGTGTTACTACTAGAACAtctttacatgctgtaataaaaaaaaaaaactttattttcctcatagtctacctgaatatacctgtatttaccctctgtctgaaatgctccattttagcgcattttgacggaattgcaacagaattacgttgctaggcaacaacttgggtccatgtgtacttcctgtcagctgatgtcattcgcatacactgcaacaggaaataaactgggacacatttagaatgtttacatttaaaattgtgtcaagggtctaaatattgtatttttgtgacatcacgaatgggcagaaatcctgacagcttgtttcaaatgcagagtttctgaatacgggctgtgtggaTTTTTCCTGTGGATTGaccgtttcgatactttcacagtatttatataggacttaagcctgctttataataaaaaaaacatgaaaatctcactttattataatatgggacctttaaatgccAACACAGAGAAATTAAATGATGCGATTACATTACTGTAAGCTAAACAGGATCATCTATCTTATGAATTTGAATTGGTTGTTGAATTATGTTGATTTGCATCATTGTAGTAAAAGCTACGTTCAGGAAACGGCATGTTTTCTGTgtatataatgttataatttggTTAGACTCAGTGGGAGGGCTCGCCTGCGTTTCAGGAGACTCCTCTCGTCACCATTGTGGGTCAGTGTGCCTCAGAAACTAGATATGGGTCACTGGACTGCCTGCCGATACAGCCGCAACACAGACATGGTGGACCTGTTTAAGACAAGGGCCTGAGAGGGAATTCAATGTCAGGAGGCAGCCGGTGCACTCCCTTTTAAGGAGGATACAGATTTAAATAGACACATGTCTTCAAGAAGTGCAGCAATTACACGTGGCTGCCTCCGCTGGGGCtctcgactttttttttctctgttacctaattaaaaacatttaatgatgATACTTTATTTGGTCCTCAATTTTCTGTTCTATTAAGGTTGTCCTCGATGGGTTTGTGAGTGCTTCTCTAAATAGGTCGACCCAAGACTGAAAGTTGGCCATAATGTATCCAGGTACAACATTCATACCAAAACTGGTTTAGAGTAAGATATTTGGTAGGTTTTACCAAAGTGTCAAATAGTAAATACAACAGTTGGACTAATTTACTTTACACCGGTGTTCTTTGTTCGAATGATGAAGGTTAAGGATGATTTTCTAAacctgaagagagagaaagctttAAAAATATGTTCTTACTCTTACCCATATTCTTCTTAACCTATACTTTATATAACTTTTCTCAGAGAACGTCTGCAGGAAATGACAAGTTGTCATGCATGTCGTACAGTATTGCACATTTTCAATGCAATCCAACTTCTATATCTAATTTGCAGCTCATCACAAATTACAAATCGCCTCAAGTAGCTTAACGATCTGTACAGCATATATGACTCCCTCTGTCCTTAGACCCTCGtctcggataaggaaaaactatTTTTAAGCCGACATAGACAAAATGTCTtaaaagtgctcagaaaaaggcaaaacatttgaacactgagtggaccttgagttgagaTTGATTTGTCAACTGCACATGACATATATAagtgtatattttatttttgtatagtctcattaaaaaaaatctttactcAAAATCCACttttcaaaatctttttttgGAGCTCTCAACCGCATCTCAcagtcttcctcagcagatggagctTTGCTCACCTGTCATGTGACTCACTGTAAATATGGAACTTCAGTCATAACACTATATGTATACCACTTCTGTTGAGAAAGACCATGTGATGCaactgaaagctctggaaaaagctaggtggaccttgagttaagatttttcttcttttttttttactgtcaaaCTAATGTTCTTTACAAAGTAAGTTTAAGGGCATATTATAAGAATGTTGCAGTACAAGACAAATATGTTTGATTTTGACCATttatacaataaaacacaattcaCACTTGTACGAGGATTCAATGACAACAATGAAGAAGCACAGAAATATACCATTATTATTTGAGTGTATAATGAAACACATATACCCAGACTACTTTTGGTAATAAGGTAATATTCAAAGTGCATGTGAGAGCAGGGAAATCAAAGATGCACACAGCTCACAAATTTTAACCGTACCAAGAAGTGCAAAATGTTTGCTTACaaaagtttcattcaaaattTTATGGAGAAACCTCATGAAATTATTTCACAGATTTTcaatactgtaaataaacaaactaataaTGCTAATAATTTAAAGGTAAACTTTGCTTCATTATGTACTGACATCAAAAA encodes:
- the aldoca gene encoding fructose-bisphosphate aldolase C-A, whose translation is MTHQSPTLTEAQKRELHETALRIVSPGKGILAADESVGSMAKRLAQVGVENTEENRRQYRQILFSADDRMNNCIGGVIFFHETLYQHSDNGVAFVKMIRDRGVMVGVKVDKGVVPLAGTSGETTTQGLDGLSERCAQYKKDGAVFAKWRCVLKISDTNPSKLAVAENANVLARYSSICQQHGIVPIIEPEILPDGDHDLKRSQYITEKVLSAVYKAMSDHHVYLEGTLLKPNMVTSGHSCSTKHTPEEVAMATVTALRRTVPPAVTGVAFLSGGQSEEEASVHLNAMNNCPLPKPWILTFSFGRALQASALKTWRGHKENEKAATEQFIKRAEANSLACQGKYNGGDNYGEAGPRSYGSCHAY